Proteins from one Coregonus clupeaformis isolate EN_2021a chromosome 29, ASM2061545v1, whole genome shotgun sequence genomic window:
- the LOC121571706 gene encoding acyl-CoA-binding protein: protein MSEADFDKAAEEVKQLKAKPADAEMLRVYALFKQAKVGDVNTARPGMLDFTGKAKWDAWEKEKGKSQEDARKEYIALVEELKGKYGV, encoded by the exons ATGTCTGAG GCAGACTTTGATAAGGCTGCAGAGGAGGTGAAGCAGCTGAAGGCCAAGCCAGCAGATGCAGAGATGCTCAGGGTTTATGCTCTGTTCAAACAGGCCAAAGTAGGCGACGTCAACACCG CTCGTCCTGGGATGCTTGATTTCACTGGGAAAGCCAAGTGGGACGCCTGGGAGAAGGAGAAAG GAAAGAGCCAAGAGGATGCCAGGAAGGAGTACATTGCCTTGGTAGAGGAGCTGAAAGGGAAGTATGGAGTCtaa